The stretch of DNA CGCAGCCGCCCAGGGCGCGGGCGTGGCCTTGTTGCCGGTCAAGCTGTTCGGGCGCGACCTGCAGAGCAGCCGTCTGGTGAGGCTGTTCGATGTGGAGGTTGACGTGGGCGGCTACTGGCTCACACGGCTCAAGCGTCGGCGTTCGAGCGCGGCGATGCGCGCGTTCAGCGAATGGGTGGTGAAGCAGAGCCAGCCGGCGTAGCGGCCGCTCGTGCGGGCACCCAACATGCCCCGCGCCCCCCGATCGGCAACGCCAGGCGTTGCGCCCCGTTGGTGGGCGCTGGCGCTGCGTGGCACCATCTCGGCTGCACGCGCCCGATCACCGACGGCCGCCCGTTCAACCCACCCCCTTGCGAAGACCCCATGGAACTCCCCGCCCACCAGTTGAGCATGACCGTGCTCATGACCCCCGACACCGCCAATTTCTCCGGCAAGGTGCACGGCGGGTCCATCCTCAAGCTGCTCGACCAGGTGGCCTACGCCTGTGCCAGCCGCTACGCCGGCGCCTACGTGGTGACGCTCAGCGTGGACCAGGTGGTGTTCCGCCAGCCCATCCACGTGGGCGAGCTGGTCACCTTCCTCGCCTCGGTCAACCACACCGGCAGCTCGTCCATGGAAGTGGGCATCAAGGTGATCGCGGAGAACATCCGCACCCAGGAAAACCGCCACGTCAACAGCTGCTTCTTCACCATGGTGGCGGTCGACGACGCCGGCAAGCCGACCACCGTGGCGCCGCTGCGCCCCTTCACGCCCGACGAGCGCCGCCGCCACGCTGCGGCCGAGCTGCGCAAGACCATGCGGCGCGAGATGGAGCAACGGTTTGGGGCGGTGCGCTAGGGCGGCGGCACCACCGCCGCCGCCTTGACGGT from bacterium encodes:
- a CDS encoding acyl-CoA thioesterase produces the protein MELPAHQLSMTVLMTPDTANFSGKVHGGSILKLLDQVAYACASRYAGAYVVTLSVDQVVFRQPIHVGELVTFLASVNHTGSSSMEVGIKVIAENIRTQENRHVNSCFFTMVAVDDAGKPTTVAPLRPFTPDERRRHAAAELRKTMRREMEQRFGAVR